The stretch of DNA tattgtagacacataattctaagttaaagaaatacatatgtatcattttttgttgtaacaactaatttatttaatttaataagagtaaaatagagtgcgaaacttaattatgtcaaatttaattgagatggggttcgaacctaaaacctttcttatagaaattgatgggtaagttaaaagttaatggaatattaacggagaagaaaatatttaacggaaaacttaacagaCAATCATTAAAGTaatgttaaattaggtaatctctattaataatattaatctgaattatcttaaccatctatttgattaaataattcatctgaaccatccatttgattaaataatttgaccgccattttttctactcattttaggcttaactctctttggctcttattagtatagtagatatatacaTTACATTCTATTCATGTTAAACACTACCATAATTTAAACTTTTCAAACTAAAGAGTCTCATTCAATCACCCATTCAGTCACCATGTACGTTCTTGCCAACGATATCTCGCCAATAAACACTAGGAGTGCTCTACGTCTCCGTGTGGTTAGGGTGTACGACATTCCTGAAAGAAAAGCTTCTACAATCATGAAATCTAAAGAGATTGTTTTCCATGACGGGGAATATAGCTTCCAGAAAGGAGAAAATAACTAAATTTAGATAATTAATGATGAAATGGCCTTTAATGTGGTGGAATAATGATCCGGGAAAGACTGTGCCAGTCACAAGTCTGCAAAATACTTATACTATTGGGCTTTAGGCCCAAACATACTTAAATGCCATTAAAATTGCAATAGTTATGCTTTAGGCCCATctaggtggacctgggtccaaaaacgacgccgtgtttttttttttttactaaacatattgacttgaaatgtggaacacaaactctacattcatatacactatactctacattcacaatttgtaaactccacattcacacattacaagattatatgtttagtaactatattaccactgttatgcattcacgcattcaaaactctatattcacaggtcatatacaacttgagaactccacattcacacattacaagggctacaagttgctagaacttcttaactctattacatattcacacatgcataactctacattcacgatttctatactccgtattcacaatttaaaacctccacattcacacatttctgggtaactctacattcacacaatcataagtctacattcacgatttttaCACTctacactttgaaacctctacattcacacatttttggacaactctatattcagtaatatatttttaaaaaaaaaacaaaaaaaaacgtagttttggacccaggtccaccttacacCTTACATAATTTGCGATTAAAATTGCCATTTGGACCCATCTCTATTTGGTGCGACATAAATTAATGCAGAGGTTATTGTACTCTAACCCCGAGGTTTCcgttttcgaaaaaaaaaacccccgaGGTTTccaataatttcaaataaaccCAAAGAGTCCCGACATCCCTATGTCTCAATGTCTCATACCAGAAATGAAACCCTAGCCTTCGATCCTGTATGACTCTCCTTTCTCTCCCTCGGATCTCAAATTGAGCCGCACAAGTAACTTTGCTTCCCATCTTCCCTTCTCAAGTCGCGTTGTTGTTCCGAGGTCGCGTAAGTCTCCTGTTCTTCTGCTTTGGCGGTCAATTTTCCAATATCGCATATTTTGAATTTTCGGTGTCTTTTGCTATTTCCTTAATATATTTTGGGAATGAATTGTGTATCATCTCGGTATACTTGGAAATTTCGAGTTACTGTAAAGAAAACTTGTAGGATTTGAGATTCCCAATTGTGTTTCAGTAAGTGGTGTGCTCCCTAGTCTCAGAGGTATACTTTACTCTGAAGTACTCGACCACTGGAATCTCATTCAACACTATCAATGGAATCCTTAAAAGCTGATTCATGAAATTTGACTTGACTTGTTTCGAAATTTATATGAGAATTTCTATGTTCCATGTGCATAAGGTGTTGTGATATCAGTGTAGTGTTTGAGTGTTTCCTAGTCTGTGATAAAGCGGTGTATGCTATTGTTCCTTTATGTTTGGCTAGCCAAACTTGCTTTCTTCGTGTTTATTTTGGTGTCTACCTGCTGCTTTGGTTTCCATTAATCTTATTTTCTGACTTTATCTGTTCGTGCATACCAACTTTGGACacaatataataacataaaGCTAAGTGTACAGCCATGATGATTGGATTGGCAATGGCATTCTGGTCTTGAtgaaatagataaataaaagaGTTGCTCAAAAGCATCAGATCAGCAATAATATTGACTGCCTTGCCTAATAGAATTTATTTACTTCTTTGACATTGTCTTAGCAGGGGCTGGAGTTTAACCTGTCTTAGAATTTTCAGGACAAAGAGGGAATTAGGGAAAATTTTATTGGATTTTCCTTCTCCAAACctgttgtttaatttttatttatttagcttTATTTGTTGGGATATTGGATCTAATGCCATTTGGTTGTCTAGATTGAACTTTTGAGCTTGGATCCATCTTGGATTGAATACTGTTCAATGCTATTCTCTAATTGGATTGTTTGTGGCATTTcactgtattttttatttttttacatccTTTTCAGCAATTAAGCATCAAAGGTTCCTTTGTACAAATTTGAGTGAGTCTAACATTCTCTCGACACTGCAGGACTTAAATTGAAAAGCTTTGACCATGTCTCATCTCCCGGCAACAACAAATTCACTCAGTGAAGCTTCTGAGGCCAAAACTCCATCTGAGGCTATTGCCATTCTTTACCGCGTCCTTAATGACCCTTCATCTTCTTCTGAGGCTTTAAGGATCAAAGAGCAAGCAATCTCTAATCTCTCTGACCTGCTGAGACAAGAGAATCGGGCGGAGGAACTTAAAAACCTTCTGACCCAATTGCGgcctttcttttctttgatcCCTAAGGCAAAAACAGCTAAAATCGTTCGGGTAATTGTTGATGCGGTGGCAAAAATACCAGGTATGTCTGACCTTCAGATTTCCCTTTGCAAAGATATAGTGCAGTGGACCCGTGCTGAGAAGCGGACTTTTCTTCGCCAACGAATTGAGGCGAGACTTGCTGCTCTTTTGATGGAAAACAAGGAGTATTCTGAGGCGTTGACACTCCTTACTGGGCTCATCAAGGAGGTGAGAAGATTGGACGACAAGCTGCTTCTTGTGGAGATTGACTTACTAGAGAGCAAGCTTCATTTTTCGTTGAGAAACCTTCCTAAAGCCAAGGCTGCACTGACAGCTGCCCGAACAGCGGCCAATGCTATATATGTGCCTCCGGGTCAGCAGGGCTCTATCGATCTGCAGAGTGGTATCCTTCACGCCGAAGAGAAGGATTACAAAACTGCTTACAGCTATTTCTATGAAGCATTCGAAGCATTCAATGCCCTCGAAGATCCCCAGGCCATTTACAGCCTCAAGTACATGTTGCTTTGCAAGATCATGGTGAGCCAGGCCGATGATGTTGCAAGCATTATATCGTCACCCAAGGTCGGATTACAATATCAAGGCCCAGAACTTGATGCTATGAAGGCTGTTGCCGATGCTCACTCAAAACGCTCCTTGAAGCTCTTTGAGGTTGCTCTTCGAAATTTCAAGGCCCAGTTAGACGAGGATCAGATTGTCCACCGGCATCTCTCTTCCCTCTACGACACTTTGATGGAGCAAAATCTTTGCAGGTTGATTGAGCCTTTCTCCCGGGTTGAAATTGCTCACATTGCTGAGTTGATCGAGTTGCCTGCTGACCACGTTGAAAAGAAGCTATCTCAGATGATTTTGGATAAGAAGTTTGCTGGAACTCTCGACCAAGGTGCCGGGTGCCTCGTAATCTTTGATGATCCAAAGACAGATGCCATATATCCTGCAACATTGGAAACCATTTCAAATATGGGGAAGGTTGTTGACAGTCTGTTTGTAAGATCTGCCAAAATAATGGCTTGAGTTCTAGATTGCATACTGTCTAAATTGACCCCAACTCGAACAGACCTATATTTCAAATTCTTGTTTTGAAGGGGTTTCCTTACCCTTAGGACAAGGATTTGGGGCATTGAAGTCATGAAGATGTTCTTAGTTCAACCTTAATCAAGTTTTAAAGTAGAATATGGTTTGTTAATCATTTTTAGTCACATTTAGTTCCTAGTTTGACTATTGTTGAATCCTAAATGGTTCAAGCTCAATACCTCTTAAACATCTACTAATGCCTAACTACATCCATTTTGCAATGTATTCTACTATACTTTATACTTTATAGTTTAATGCCTAACAAAGTGATACTTTCGATCCATTTAGGAACGATGCCAAATTTTACAATTTACTTTTCAATCGTAACTTCAAGATTTAGTGGCCATAAAACGGAAAAATGTCCTCATCACTTTGGATGATCCTACCACATTGGATGAAATCTCATACTGTCGCTTTTAGACTCTATCTAGACTTAATCTTTCACCACATCCACATTAGATGAAACTCTCATACTGTCGCTATTAGACCTAATCTTTAATCTACCATCATCTTAATAGTCCATGCAAACTTTTGTTGTTTATTTTCCATGTACCAAAAGTtactcataagtcataacatACCATCCTACCCTTTTGGTGTGATTTTTGAGGGTATAATGGTAATTTCATGCACCTGCATAGTATTTGACTAAAGACgaaaaaagaaagacaaaaacCCTATGtaatattctctctctctctctctcactaaCTTATCGGAGTCTCAGTATTAACGTTTCTAGCACCAAGTTGTGGACGATGACCCCACTCGCCGGCGAGATCCTAGTGAAGAAGCTCAGGAACTGTCCCTATACAAGGTATCAAATCTCTTACCCGTACCGTATGTCTATATTGATCAATTGGTGAAGTTGGTTTTGGAGTGTCTCATTGTCTGGAATCGATTGCATCTGTGGCTATTAAGTGATTGAAGTCAATAGTTAGTGTCGGTTAGAGTTTTTTATTGAGATTTGAACGCTCAGAGTTGTGTTGATGAGCAGCGGAAATCCTGGAAATTTTAAGTGCATTATGATACTTCAAGATCAATTTGTGTTTTTGGTAAGATCTGGTGGTAATTATGTTGTGCATTTCAAATTCTAGCTAATTGTACTTTAATTACCCAATCGTGAGTGTTAGGAAGTTGTTATATATTCTTAGAGCTAGGAAACCTTAATCTCTCAATACTTGCAGAAATGGATTGAACTTTTTTTGCAGTTCTATTGTAGGGTTTGTAAGTGAGTAAagaattcttttatttatttattttatatatagaacaAATGTGAATTTGATTAGACATTTAATTAaggcttaattaattaatacacaaAATGAATTGCACTTTTCAGCAAACAATGAATTTTGATACTTGTAGTTGGGACATTCATTGGTTTGGCTTTGAAATATGAAATCTCTCAACTTATCTTCTTTTTCTGTGATTTAATCCATTAACTTTTTATTCTTATATCATTTTGAGCTTAGTTTAGTGCAGTATTTCTTGAATATTTGGGCTGTATTAGGAATTTTTCATGAATAACACTGTTCTTAGAGCCAACTGTTTATGGACATGTTCATGTTTTCTGCTATTTCACAATGACAATGAACCATTTACTTATACTAGTGTGTTTTCTAGAGCAAGGGGGCGATGCTTTGATTCACTTTCAGTGGTCTATCTGTTAAATTGTCCTCGGCACTCTTTGAAGTCTTTTGGTACAGTGCCACTTGTTTCAAAATGGGGCGATTAAGACTACAATCTAACATCAAAGCAATTGAAGAGGAACCAGAAGATTGTGAGGCTACCTCCTCCAGTAAAAATGCTTTAGCATGCATGATAAATTCAGAGGTAAGTGCTGTGTTGGCAGTGATGAGAAGGAATATGAGGTGGGGTGGTCGATTTGTGTCAGGGGATGACCAGCTAGAACACTCCTCAATCCAGTCCCTGAAGACACTGCAAAAGCAGATATTTTCATGGCAACATCAATGGCAAACTATTAACCCAGCATTGTATCTTCAACCATTTCTAGAAGTTATTCGATCTGATGAAACTGGGGCACCAATCACCGGTGTTGCCTTGTCATCTGTCTACAACATTTTGACTCTTGATGTAATTGATCTGAACACCACCAATGTTGAAGATGCTATGCACTTGGTTGTCGATGCTGTGACTAGCTGCAGATTTGAGGTTACTGATCCTGCATCAGAAGAAGTTGTACTCATGAAAATACTTCAAGTCCTTTTGGCTTGCATGAGAAGCAAAGTCTCGGTTGTCTTGAGTAATCAACATGTTTGCACCATTGTCAATACCTGCTTTCGAGTAGTTCATCAAGCTGGAACGAAAGGTGAGCTCTTGCAACGGATAGCACGGCACACCATGCATGAACTTGTGAGGTGTATCTTCTCTCACCTTCCAGAAGTTGACAAAACACAATGCTCATTAGTTAAACGGGGCAGTTCTACAAAACATGAGGTACAGAGaatttttgtttcttgttcTCTATTTGAAGTTTTGATTTCCTGGAATTTCCTTCACTTTTGGTATttttggtgtgtgtgtgtggaggAAATAACAGGTGCTAAGTAAAAATTGCCAAATTGACCCTCTATCCTTGTGGCAAGGCAATGAGTGGTAAACAAAGAGTTTAAGAAGGAAATAACTCAATGGCTTTTGAATAGTTTCTAGGATTACCTTGATACACTGAACAAAATGATTAGAGAGGAAGCATTACTTGTACAAATATTGTGAAGTTCCTTTTAAAATGACCCAATTTGCTGCACAGAAACTCTTgctctttttactttttttgagGGGTGATGGGATCTGGAATTGAAGTTAGTGCTAGTATGAAGTGCTAGCAAGACATTCAAATTTGATGCAAGAATGTCAAAGCATGTGAGTCCACAGTAGCAAAGTGCAAACCTATGTGGTTGATAGGCGACACACTTTTAATGATGTGGATGGAGATTTGAGTgcataatctgtgaattgatcTTCCTTTACTTGTTACTGAGTACtccttttgtttttgtgttttgttgttCTTCTACTGTAGGTTTCTGGCCTAGATGGTGATTACGGTTTCAGTAGTAAGTCAGAGAATGGTACAGGTTCTTCTGAATATGATAGCCAACCACCTTCAGGAGGTTTTGCTTCTTCTGGATCCACAGGCTTGCACAGTGCTGCAATGGATGACAGCATGGTCATGAGTGATTATGGGAAGGATACTGTTCCTTATGATTTACATCTAATGACTGAGCCATATGGGGTCCCTTGTATGGTTGAGATATTTCATTTCCTGTGCTCGTTGCTGAATGTTGTTGAACATAAGGGAATGGGCCCTAGAGCAAACACTATAGCATTTGATGAAGACGTCCCTCTATTTGCTCTAGGTTTGATCAACTCAGCAATTGAACTAGGTGGTACGGCGATTCGGAATCATCCTAGATTATTGAGTTTGGTACAGGATGAACTATTCCGTAATCTCATGCAATTTGGCCTGTCAATGAGTCCGTTGATTCTTTCAATGGTCTGTAGCATTGTTCTAAATCTCTATCAGCATTTGCGTACTGAACTGAAACTGCAGCTTGAGGCTTTCTTTTCTTGTGTGGTATTGAGGCTTGCACAAAGTCGTTATGGGGCTTCATACCAGCAGCAGGAGGTTGCAATGGAGGCTCTTGTCGACTTTTGTAGACAGAAAACATTTATGGTAGAGATGTATGCAAATTTGGATTGTGATATAACTTGTGGAAATGTTTTTGAAGAACTTGCTAATCTACTGTCAAAAAGTGCTTTTCCTGTGAATTCTCCTTTGTCTGCCATGCACATTCTTGCTTTAGATGGATTGATTGCTGTAATTCAGGGAATGGCTGAGAGGATAAGCAATGGATCATATAATTCAGAACCACATCTAATAAATCTTGATGAGTATACTCCGTTCTGCATGGTAAAATGTGAGAACTATAGTGATCCTGATCATTGGGTACCATTTGTACGGAGGGGGAAGTATATCAAAAGGAGATTAATGATTGGAGCTGATCACTTTAATCGAGATCCAAAGAAAGGGTTAGAATTTCTCCAAGGAACACACCTGTTGCCTGAAACACTTGATCCACAAAGTGTGGCTTGCTTTTTTAGGTTTACTGCAGGGCTAGACAAGAACCTTGTTGGAGATTTTCTTGGAAACCACGATGAATTTTGTGTTCAGGTTCTTCAGGAGTTTGCTGGAACATTTGATTTTCAAGACATGAACTTAGATACTGCTTTACGTTTGTTTTTGGAGACTTTCCGATTGCCTGGAGAATCCCAAAAGATACAGAGAGTGCTTGAGGCTTTTTCAGAAAGATACTATGAGCAATCACCACAGATTTTAGCTAATAAAGATGCTGCTCTATTATTGTCCTATTCCCTGATAATGCTTAACACTGACCAGCATAATGTAcaggtgaagaagaagatgacagAAGAGGATTTCATTCGAAATAATAGACACATAAATGGAGGCAATGACCTCCCTCGTGAGTTTTTGACGGAACTCTATCATTCAATCTGCAGCAATGAGATCCGCACAACACCAGAACAAGGTGCTGGTTTTGCAGAAATGACACCCAGCCGTTGGATTGATTTGATGAGTAAATCTAAGAAAACTTCTCCATATATAGTGTGTGATTCCAGAGCATACCTCGACCATGATATGTTTGCCATAATGTCTGGTCCAACTATTGCTGCCATCTCAGTGGTGTTTGATCATGCTGAACATGAAGATGTTTACCAGACATGTATTGATGGATTCTTAGCTGTTGCAAAGATATCTGCTTGCCATCATCTTGaagatgttttggatgatttggTGGTATCACTCTGTAAGTTCACAACCCTTTTGAATCCTTCAGCTGTTGAAGAGCCTGTTCTAGCTTTTGGTGATGATGCAAAAGCAAGGATGGCAACTGTTACAGTTTTCACTATTGTAAACAAATATGGTGACTTTATCCGCACTGGCTGGAGAAACATTTTGGATTGCATCTTGAGATTGCACAAGCTTGGCCTTCTACCTGCTCGTGTGGCAAGTGATGCAGCTGATGACTCTGAGATATCATCTGAACCTGGACATGGGAAGCCTCTCACAAATTCATTATCTTCTGCGCATATACAGTCTATAGGCACACCTAAAAGATCTTCTGGGCTAATGGGTCGATTTAGTCAACTCCTATCTTTAGATACAGAAGAGCCAAGGTCCCAACCTACTGAGCAACAACTTGCAGCTCATCAACGCACACTTCAGACAATTCAAAAGTGTCACATAGACAGTATCTTTACTGAAAGCAAATTTCTGTTAGCTGATTCTTTATTACAGCTTGCACGGGCACTTATATGGGCTGCAGGGAGACCTCAAAAGGGCAGTAGTTCTCCTGAAGATGAAGACACTGCGGTATTCTGCTTGGAGTTGCTGATTGCGATTACCTTGAACAATCGGGATAGAATTGGTCTTCTTTGGCAAGGAGTTTATGATCATATTGCTAATATTGTTCATTC from Ipomoea triloba cultivar NCNSP0323 chromosome 7, ASM357664v1 encodes:
- the LOC116025090 gene encoding ARF guanine-nucleotide exchange factor GNOM-like, which translates into the protein MGRLRLQSNIKAIEEEPEDCEATSSSKNALACMINSEVSAVLAVMRRNMRWGGRFVSGDDQLEHSSIQSLKTLQKQIFSWQHQWQTINPALYLQPFLEVIRSDETGAPITGVALSSVYNILTLDVIDLNTTNVEDAMHLVVDAVTSCRFEVTDPASEEVVLMKILQVLLACMRSKVSVVLSNQHVCTIVNTCFRVVHQAGTKGELLQRIARHTMHELVRCIFSHLPEVDKTQCSLVKRGSSTKHEVSGLDGDYGFSSKSENGTGSSEYDSQPPSGGFASSGSTGLHSAAMDDSMVMSDYGKDTVPYDLHLMTEPYGVPCMVEIFHFLCSLLNVVEHKGMGPRANTIAFDEDVPLFALGLINSAIELGGTAIRNHPRLLSLVQDELFRNLMQFGLSMSPLILSMVCSIVLNLYQHLRTELKLQLEAFFSCVVLRLAQSRYGASYQQQEVAMEALVDFCRQKTFMVEMYANLDCDITCGNVFEELANLLSKSAFPVNSPLSAMHILALDGLIAVIQGMAERISNGSYNSEPHLINLDEYTPFCMVKCENYSDPDHWVPFVRRGKYIKRRLMIGADHFNRDPKKGLEFLQGTHLLPETLDPQSVACFFRFTAGLDKNLVGDFLGNHDEFCVQVLQEFAGTFDFQDMNLDTALRLFLETFRLPGESQKIQRVLEAFSERYYEQSPQILANKDAALLLSYSLIMLNTDQHNVQVKKKMTEEDFIRNNRHINGGNDLPREFLTELYHSICSNEIRTTPEQGAGFAEMTPSRWIDLMSKSKKTSPYIVCDSRAYLDHDMFAIMSGPTIAAISVVFDHAEHEDVYQTCIDGFLAVAKISACHHLEDVLDDLVVSLCKFTTLLNPSAVEEPVLAFGDDAKARMATVTVFTIVNKYGDFIRTGWRNILDCILRLHKLGLLPARVASDAADDSEISSEPGHGKPLTNSLSSAHIQSIGTPKRSSGLMGRFSQLLSLDTEEPRSQPTEQQLAAHQRTLQTIQKCHIDSIFTESKFLLADSLLQLARALIWAAGRPQKGSSSPEDEDTAVFCLELLIAITLNNRDRIGLLWQGVYDHIANIVHSTVMPCALVEKAVFGLLRICQRLLPYKENLADELLRSLQLVLKLDARVADAYCEQITQEVSRLVKANATHIRSQTGWRTIASLLSITARHLEASEVGFNALLFIMSDGAHLSPANYVLCIDAAKQFAESRVGQADRSVSAVDLMASSVSCLTSWSKDTREAMAETEALKLSQDIGEMWLRLVQGLRKVCLDQREEVRNHALLSLQKCLTGVDDMYLPHGLWLQCFDMVVFTVLDDLIEISQGHSQKDYRNMEGTLVLALKLLNKVFLQLLPKLSQLTTFCKLWWGVLNRMDKYMKVKVRNKKSDKLQELVPELLKNTLLVMKTSGVLVQRSALGGDSLWDLTWLHVNNILPSLQSEVFPDQDPEQAQRIQGEPARSPVSTETDSTVNE
- the LOC116025898 gene encoding 26S proteasome non-ATPase regulatory subunit 11 homolog, producing the protein MSHLPATTNSLSEASEAKTPSEAIAILYRVLNDPSSSSEALRIKEQAISNLSDLLRQENRAEELKNLLTQLRPFFSLIPKAKTAKIVRVIVDAVAKIPGMSDLQISLCKDIVQWTRAEKRTFLRQRIEARLAALLMENKEYSEALTLLTGLIKEVRRLDDKLLLVEIDLLESKLHFSLRNLPKAKAALTAARTAANAIYVPPGQQGSIDLQSGILHAEEKDYKTAYSYFYEAFEAFNALEDPQAIYSLKYMLLCKIMVSQADDVASIISSPKVGLQYQGPELDAMKAVADAHSKRSLKLFEVALRNFKAQLDEDQIVHRHLSSLYDTLMEQNLCRLIEPFSRVEIAHIAELIELPADHVEKKLSQMILDKKFAGTLDQGAGCLVIFDDPKTDAIYPATLETISNMGKVVDSLFVRSAKIMA